The Mycolicibacterium doricum genome includes a region encoding these proteins:
- the ctaE gene encoding aa3-type cytochrome oxidase subunit III has product MTSGTAITARVHSLNRPNMVAVGTIVWLSSELMFFAGLFAMYFTARAQAEEWPPPPTELNLALAVPVTLILIASSFTCQMGVFAAERGDVFGLRRWYVVTLLMGLFFVLGQAYEYISLVREGTTIAGSAYGSVFYITTGFHGLHVIGGLVAFILLLMRTRMSKFTPAQATAAIVVSYYWHFVDIVWIALFATIYFVR; this is encoded by the coding sequence TCGGCCCAACATGGTCGCCGTGGGGACGATCGTGTGGTTGTCCAGTGAGTTGATGTTCTTCGCCGGTCTGTTCGCGATGTACTTCACCGCTCGTGCCCAGGCCGAGGAGTGGCCGCCGCCGCCCACCGAGCTGAACCTCGCGCTCGCGGTGCCGGTGACCCTGATCCTCATCGCGTCGTCGTTCACCTGTCAGATGGGCGTATTCGCCGCCGAACGCGGCGACGTGTTCGGCCTGCGCCGGTGGTACGTCGTCACCTTGCTCATGGGATTGTTCTTCGTGCTCGGCCAGGCATACGAATACATCAGCCTGGTGCGTGAGGGAACCACGATCGCCGGCAGCGCGTACGGGTCGGTCTTCTACATCACCACGGGTTTCCACGGGTTGCACGTGATCGGCGGTCTCGTCGCCTTCATCCTGCTGCTCATGCGCACGCGCATGAGCAAGTTCACCCCCGCCCAAGCGACGGCTGCCATCGTGGTGTCCTACTACTGGCACTTCGTCGACATCGTGTGGATCGCGCTCTTTGCCACTATCTACTTCGTGAGATGA